In a genomic window of Nocardia fluminea:
- a CDS encoding acyl-CoA dehydrogenase, with product MTIATTDEHKAVAASLRGWANTVAPIETMRAGGSAAWRGYWAGLSEFGLFEVALPEDNGGLGGTVADLAVMLEQTGDDLVGGPVLATALAGLITEGVFADGTPCAVAVPGDEQAAKAVSTDAGWSVSGTWDFVYGADELTRVLVPANTIDGTRWLLLPAEAVTVTPLAHGDHTVPLARVSAAEVAVPADHGFAPTGDVSDLFVALAVAELAGIAGWTLRTAVEYARVREQFGKPIGSFQAIKHLCAWMLCRTELIRAVAADAAAAIDEGGDELPIAAAVAASVALDAAVDNAKDAIQVLGGIGFTWEHDAHFYLRRASSLRQLLGGSARWRARVAELTRAGQRRTTGAERVLGDAAVDTALADEVAAIAALDPADQARALVEAGMVMPHWPRPYGRAADPMTCLQIAEQLRRAELTTPDLAVAGWAVPTLLRFGTEAQIERYVWPTLHGEVIWCQLFSEPGAGSDLAALRTTAEKVDGGWVLRGQKVWTSLGSTANWGICLARTDPAAPKHRGISYFLVDMRAAGVQVRPLVQITGEEKFSEVFLDDVFVPDDCLVGALNNGWKIARTTLSAERVAMGGGGIGGALEALLDRFPVGGWGSELREDRFGALITSSVAGSLLEQRIAVATMAGVDAGAQAGVRKLVGVRHRQELAEYALELVGQEGSLDNEALKEFLLTRCLSIAGGTEQILLTVAAERILGLPRDADS from the coding sequence GTGACCATCGCCACCACTGACGAGCACAAAGCCGTCGCGGCATCGCTACGAGGCTGGGCGAACACGGTCGCGCCGATTGAAACAATGCGGGCCGGCGGCTCGGCCGCCTGGCGCGGGTACTGGGCCGGGCTGAGCGAGTTCGGGCTGTTCGAGGTCGCGCTGCCCGAGGACAACGGCGGTCTCGGCGGCACGGTTGCCGACCTCGCGGTGATGCTCGAGCAGACCGGCGACGACCTGGTCGGCGGTCCGGTGCTGGCCACCGCGCTGGCCGGGCTGATCACCGAGGGCGTGTTCGCCGACGGCACCCCGTGCGCGGTCGCCGTACCCGGCGACGAGCAGGCCGCGAAAGCGGTGTCCACCGACGCGGGCTGGAGTGTTTCGGGCACTTGGGATTTCGTCTACGGCGCCGACGAACTGACCCGGGTCCTGGTGCCCGCCAACACCATCGACGGCACCCGCTGGCTGCTGCTGCCCGCCGAGGCGGTGACAGTGACGCCGCTGGCGCACGGTGACCACACCGTGCCGCTGGCCCGCGTCAGCGCCGCCGAGGTGGCCGTGCCGGCCGATCACGGCTTCGCGCCGACGGGCGATGTCAGCGATCTCTTCGTCGCGCTCGCGGTCGCGGAACTGGCGGGCATCGCCGGCTGGACCCTGCGCACGGCGGTCGAATATGCCCGTGTCCGTGAACAATTCGGTAAGCCGATCGGCAGTTTCCAGGCGATCAAGCACCTGTGCGCCTGGATGCTGTGCCGCACCGAACTGATCCGCGCGGTCGCCGCCGACGCCGCCGCCGCGATCGACGAGGGCGGCGACGAGCTACCGATCGCCGCGGCGGTGGCCGCTTCGGTGGCCCTCGACGCCGCCGTCGACAACGCCAAGGACGCCATCCAGGTGCTCGGCGGCATCGGCTTCACCTGGGAACACGACGCCCACTTCTACCTGCGCCGGGCGAGCTCGCTGCGCCAGCTCCTCGGTGGCTCGGCGCGCTGGCGTGCCCGCGTCGCCGAGCTCACCAGGGCCGGTCAGCGCCGCACCACCGGCGCCGAACGGGTGCTCGGTGACGCCGCCGTCGACACCGCGCTGGCCGACGAGGTCGCCGCGATCGCCGCCCTCGACCCCGCCGACCAGGCGCGCGCGCTGGTGGAAGCGGGCATGGTGATGCCGCACTGGCCCCGGCCCTACGGCCGCGCCGCCGATCCGATGACCTGCCTCCAGATCGCCGAACAGCTCCGTCGCGCCGAGCTGACGACCCCCGACCTCGCCGTCGCGGGCTGGGCCGTGCCGACGCTGCTGCGCTTCGGAACCGAGGCGCAGATCGAACGCTACGTCTGGCCGACGCTGCACGGTGAGGTCATCTGGTGTCAGCTGTTCAGCGAGCCGGGGGCGGGTTCGGATCTCGCGGCCCTGCGCACCACCGCCGAGAAGGTCGACGGCGGCTGGGTGCTGCGTGGCCAGAAGGTGTGGACCTCGCTCGGCTCCACCGCGAACTGGGGCATCTGCCTGGCCAGGACCGATCCGGCCGCGCCCAAGCATCGCGGCATCAGCTACTTCCTCGTCGATATGCGCGCCGCGGGCGTGCAGGTGCGCCCGCTCGTGCAGATCACCGGCGAGGAGAAGTTCAGCGAGGTCTTCCTCGACGACGTGTTCGTGCCCGACGATTGCCTGGTCGGCGCGCTGAACAACGGCTGGAAGATCGCGCGCACCACGCTGTCGGCCGAACGGGTCGCGATGGGCGGCGGCGGAATCGGTGGTGCGCTCGAAGCGCTGCTGGACCGGTTTCCGGTCGGTGGATGGGGATCGGAACTGCGGGAGGATCGCTTCGGCGCGCTGATCACGTCCTCGGTTGCTGGATCATTGCTGGAACAGCGAATCGCGGTGGCCACGATGGCGGGCGTCGACGCGGGCGCCCAAGCCGGCGTGCGCAAACTGGTCGGGGTCCGGCACCGGCAGGAGCTGGCGGAATACGCGCTGGAACTTGTCGGCCAAGAAGGTTCTCTGGACAACGAAGCTCTGAAAGAATTCCTGCTTACGCGGTGTCTCTCGATTGCGGGCGGTACCGAGCAGATCCTGTTGACCGTGGCCGCCGAACGGATTCTCGGCCTGCCGCGCGATGCGGACAGTTAG